From Planctomycetota bacterium, the proteins below share one genomic window:
- the glyA gene encoding serine hydroxymethyltransferase, translated as MGAEAMDNPLHLVDPEIHEAVCRDLHRQLTRIDLIAAENYTSAAVLMATGSVMTNKYAEGYPGARYYAGCEWIDVAERLAIERAKQIFGAEHANVQPHCGTQANMAVYFAFLKPGDTILAMDLAHGGHLSHGAPKSFCGALYHVVPYSVSRETEMIDLDQVRDLALKHRPRLIVTGASSYPRFIYFDQFHAIAQEVGALLMADIAHPAGLVAAGLHPSPVPYADFVTATTHKTMRGPRGGIILCKHQHAAKIDAQVFPGIQGGPMMHTVAGKAVALKEALSPDFKDYQAQILANCQAMLRALQERGYRIVTGGSDNHLFLVDLRNVGMTGRLACQLLDEAGITLNQNLIPFDPRSARETSGIRIGTPAVTTRGMKEPEMALIADWIDQVLRRPDDEALRARLRAQVEELCLQFPIYTGLSGTFLPEIAERVGA; from the coding sequence ATGGGCGCCGAAGCGATGGACAACCCGCTGCACCTGGTGGACCCCGAAATCCACGAGGCCGTGTGCCGCGACCTGCACCGCCAGCTCACCCGGATTGACCTGATCGCCGCCGAAAACTACACGAGCGCGGCGGTGCTCATGGCCACCGGCTCGGTCATGACCAACAAGTACGCCGAAGGCTATCCCGGCGCCCGCTACTATGCCGGATGCGAGTGGATTGATGTCGCCGAGCGCCTCGCCATCGAGCGCGCGAAGCAGATCTTCGGCGCCGAGCACGCCAACGTGCAGCCCCACTGCGGCACCCAGGCCAACATGGCCGTCTACTTCGCCTTCCTGAAACCGGGCGACACGATTCTCGCGATGGACCTGGCGCACGGCGGCCACCTCTCGCACGGCGCGCCCAAGAGCTTCTGCGGCGCCCTCTACCACGTGGTGCCCTACAGCGTCAGCCGCGAGACCGAGATGATCGACCTCGACCAGGTGCGCGACCTGGCCCTCAAGCACCGCCCCCGGCTCATCGTCACCGGCGCCAGCTCGTACCCGCGCTTCATCTACTTCGACCAGTTCCACGCCATCGCCCAGGAAGTGGGCGCGCTGCTCATGGCCGACATCGCGCACCCCGCGGGCCTGGTGGCGGCGGGGCTGCACCCCTCGCCCGTGCCCTACGCCGACTTCGTGACCGCCACGACCCACAAGACCATGCGCGGCCCGCGCGGCGGCATCATCCTGTGCAAGCACCAGCACGCCGCGAAAATTGACGCCCAGGTCTTCCCCGGCATCCAGGGCGGCCCCATGATGCACACGGTCGCCGGCAAGGCCGTCGCCCTCAAAGAGGCCCTGAGCCCCGACTTCAAGGACTACCAGGCCCAGATCCTCGCCAACTGCCAGGCCATGCTGCGCGCGCTCCAGGAGCGCGGCTACCGCATCGTCACCGGCGGCAGCGACAACCACCTGTTCCTCGTGGACCTGCGCAACGTGGGCATGACCGGCCGCCTCGCCTGCCAGCTCCTCGACGAGGCCGGCATCACGCTCAACCAGAACCTCATCCCCTTCGACCCCCGCAGCGCGCGCGAGACCAGCGGCATCCGCATCGGCACCCCCGCCGTCACCACCCGCGGCATGAAGGAGCCGGAGATGGCCCTCATCGCCGACTGGATTGACCAGGTGCTGCGGCGCCCCGACGACGAGGCCCTGCGCGCGCGCCTCCGGGCCCAGGTCGAAGAGCTCTGCCTCCAGTTCCCCATCTACACAGGGTTGTCCGGCACCTTTCTGCCGGAGATTGCCGAACGCGTCGGCGCTTGA
- a CDS encoding PQQ-binding-like beta-propeller repeat protein, with protein MQNRTLAFPSALLLIAAAAFAAEERPKTWIEHVRFHTLSTLRSLGRELDAAVVAVRSNATGLKNDVTQGLASVTTEGRRGLEHASRAVSATTARAFRDTHDTFLSAGRTLVPGVASQPKAKTPVATDRLVDSPMLAPHFLRGNDIILAWHLDTGDHPFRRSAVLSDRLILETEGLDLFSFEPRTGVLHWLYSLPGPSNGAYDSDEDAIFLIAKDIYYEIDRMVGRPRRRFALTFPASNPPSVHGNEVIINSWERRVIALNRETRVREWAFVPDDNVVAAVKAQNELVYVPDLAGNLFAYSTNGRQARWTYKAHDAFRVTPVLGLTNMILPADDFFVHCVNRFSGLAHWKYPVQGLVTQPVWLEERAVYFAADGDAFYAVEPKEGKLIWRVPKGGWPVAVGQENLYIQGAGKEIWCIDRKTGEKKWAVSAEPFTYFVRNTVSDHIFLGTDDGQIYAFYLRGDHLEKKAPPALEKGKEHEAPGGVEPHEPGAKEDTEHAAPKPKTPAPKRLGPPAKKAEPPAAEEPKAEPKAEEEPPAAKEAPRAKANTPAGEKTPAELEEEEEAAKKKKE; from the coding sequence ATGCAGAACAGAACGCTGGCTTTCCCGTCCGCTCTGCTCCTCATCGCAGCAGCCGCCTTCGCGGCCGAGGAACGCCCCAAGACGTGGATCGAGCACGTCCGCTTCCACACCCTGAGCACCCTGCGGAGCCTGGGCCGGGAGCTCGACGCGGCCGTCGTCGCCGTGCGCAGCAACGCCACCGGGCTCAAGAACGACGTGACGCAGGGGCTGGCCAGCGTCACGACCGAGGGCCGCCGCGGCCTCGAGCACGCCAGCCGCGCCGTCTCGGCCACCACCGCGCGCGCCTTCCGCGACACCCACGACACCTTTCTGAGCGCCGGCCGCACGCTCGTGCCCGGCGTGGCCAGCCAGCCCAAGGCGAAGACCCCGGTCGCAACCGACCGCCTGGTTGACTCCCCCATGCTCGCTCCCCACTTCCTTCGCGGCAACGACATCATCCTCGCCTGGCACCTCGACACGGGCGACCACCCCTTCCGCCGCAGCGCCGTCCTCAGCGACCGCCTGATCCTTGAGACCGAGGGCCTCGACCTCTTCTCGTTCGAGCCCAGGACCGGCGTCCTCCACTGGCTCTACAGCCTGCCCGGCCCCAGCAACGGCGCCTACGACAGCGACGAGGACGCGATCTTCCTCATCGCGAAGGATATCTACTACGAGATCGACCGGATGGTGGGCCGGCCGCGTCGCCGCTTCGCCCTCACGTTCCCCGCCTCCAATCCCCCGTCCGTGCATGGCAACGAGGTGATCATCAACTCCTGGGAGCGCCGCGTCATCGCCCTGAACCGCGAGACGCGGGTCCGCGAATGGGCCTTCGTGCCCGACGACAACGTCGTCGCCGCCGTCAAGGCCCAGAACGAGCTGGTCTACGTGCCCGACCTCGCCGGCAACCTCTTCGCCTACTCCACCAATGGGCGGCAGGCCCGTTGGACCTACAAGGCGCACGACGCCTTCCGCGTCACCCCCGTCCTCGGCCTCACCAACATGATCCTCCCGGCCGACGACTTCTTCGTCCACTGCGTCAACCGCTTCAGCGGCCTCGCCCACTGGAAGTACCCCGTCCAGGGCCTGGTCACCCAGCCCGTCTGGCTGGAGGAACGCGCCGTCTACTTCGCCGCCGACGGCGACGCCTTCTACGCGGTGGAGCCCAAGGAAGGCAAGCTGATCTGGCGCGTGCCCAAGGGCGGCTGGCCCGTCGCCGTCGGGCAGGAGAACCTCTATATCCAGGGCGCCGGCAAGGAGATCTGGTGCATCGACCGCAAGACGGGCGAGAAGAAGTGGGCCGTCTCCGCCGAGCCCTTCACCTACTTCGTCCGAAACACCGTGAGCGACCACATCTTCCTCGGCACCGATGACGGCCAGATCTACGCCTTCTATCTCCGGGGCGACCACCTCGAGAAGAAGGCCCCGCCCGCGCTCGAGAAGGGCAAAGAGCACGAGGCCCCCGGCGGCGTCGAGCCGCACGAGCCGGGCGCCAAGGAAGACACCGAACACGCCGCGCCCAAGCCCAAGACGCCGGCGCCGAAGCGCCTCGGGCCGCCCGCCAAGAAGGCCGAGCCGCCGGCCGCCGAGGAACCCAAGGCGGAACCGAAGGCCGAGGAAGAGCCGCCCGCGGCCAAGGAGGCGCCCCGCGCGAAAGCCAACACGCCCGCGGGCGAGAAGACCCCCGCCGAGCTCGAAGAAGAAGAGGAGGCCGCGAAGAAGAAGAAAGAGTAG
- a CDS encoding GHMP kinase produces MIIRTQAHARAALLGNPSDGYYGKTIAFIIRNFTAEVTLWESPELEILDSDEDRSRFRSLDDLVHQTRLYGYYGGVRLIKAAIKKFAEHFAARNIVLPHRNFTLRYHSTIPRLVGLGGSSAIVVAVMRALMRFYDLEIPKTILPTLALHAETEELKIPAGLQDRVIQTYEGVVYMDFARHLLETQGYGAYEPLPKDCLPNLFVAYSEEHAEGTEVTHSDLRSRFDRGDRVVVAAMKKFASFAEQGRDAIVAGDTARLGELMNANFDLRRSIMTLKPGQIAMVEAARKLGAPCKFAGSGGAVVGLYSSEKQYAALRDTYRALGCRILKPKT; encoded by the coding sequence GTGATCATTCGCACCCAAGCCCACGCACGCGCGGCGCTCCTCGGCAACCCGTCCGACGGCTACTACGGCAAGACCATCGCCTTCATCATCCGCAACTTCACCGCCGAGGTCACCCTCTGGGAGAGCCCCGAGCTGGAGATCCTCGACAGCGACGAGGACCGCTCGCGCTTCCGCAGCCTCGACGACCTGGTGCACCAGACCCGCCTCTACGGCTACTACGGCGGCGTGCGGCTCATCAAGGCCGCCATCAAGAAGTTCGCCGAGCACTTCGCCGCCCGCAACATCGTGCTCCCGCACCGCAACTTCACCCTGCGCTATCACAGCACCATCCCGCGCCTCGTCGGCCTGGGCGGCTCCAGCGCCATCGTGGTCGCCGTGATGCGCGCCCTGATGCGCTTCTACGACCTCGAGATCCCCAAGACCATTCTCCCCACGCTCGCCCTGCACGCCGAGACCGAGGAGCTCAAGATCCCCGCCGGCCTCCAGGACCGCGTGATCCAGACCTACGAGGGCGTGGTCTACATGGACTTCGCCCGCCACCTCCTCGAGACGCAGGGCTACGGCGCCTACGAGCCCCTGCCGAAGGACTGCCTGCCCAACCTCTTTGTGGCCTACAGCGAGGAGCACGCCGAGGGCACCGAGGTGACCCACAGCGACCTGCGCAGCCGCTTCGACCGCGGCGATCGCGTCGTCGTGGCGGCCATGAAGAAGTTCGCAAGCTTCGCGGAGCAGGGCCGCGACGCCATCGTCGCCGGCGACACTGCGCGGCTCGGCGAGCTGATGAACGCCAACTTCGACCTCCGCCGCAGCATCATGACCCTCAAGCCGGGCCAGATCGCGATGGTCGAGGCCGCGCGCAAGCTGGGCGCCCCCTGCAAGTTCGCCGGCTCGGGCGGCGCCGTCGTCGGGCTCTACTCCTCCGAGAAGCAATATGCCGCCCTCCGCGACACCTATCGCGCGCTCGGCTGCCGCATCCTCAAGCCCAAGACGTGA
- a CDS encoding Ig domain-containing protein, with translation MPLEHARRLLPSLVLAASCLAVAGEATPPLKPDPRAPAEFAVTDRVLRSAAQVPPLGANGWGRCGAIEWAANNFVHNPGNEPIHWQNLHRAIRVGPNWFEIDGGGVSWYDLWASGFLSGADVRIYRLADKEGKGLPPKDGYLDLSLADHVKFLGRAKVIPAGSPGFPDGGWVVSAYGDVFPNAWIRHGNTSVTDFSAVENGRTYWYTVVAVDKDNQESDVASEASATPQAGLGTPPRIVIANEDKVPLLLPGKAFDFAPPAVFGGQPPFAWQAVDAQGKPAPLPDGLKLDPTTGRLTGTPAGVLENVRLWLRVTDARGRHDTRAYVLNPKGWDEAPAPKSKARPPAKKGNAAEKPEPPTDVKATAGDGFVTITWKPSPAPGVVAYRLKRATAPLAKQEKRVYLAEGAPALEPLDYVVVEKKFDPFDMRAVHPRVRGIGNPAHSPAWHWNADLSRVSLSLVPHPKPVPAAMRDAGEACLQVRAPEGEHSISQTVFIGTDMGGESVWYGQLEPGCKYRLEVWLRQQGLANGGAVAFSYGKGYPEIKHAFAVGDEWKLFTFDFVGPERPAKLWHFGHTFTFSGPGTLWLDNCRIFRTDIPGALEKPYVPHPVVLDELLASQPAAGRKGAHRIWFLDRDATMASILSWHATSQVRPDWRTAVSGTMAMTLPMALEFDRCTGPDAASRMRPWLVLQHLCHDEADWLALVEYLAAPYDPKADTPEAKPWAFRRFQQRGLGTPWTDEFAEIIVEFGNETWHNGVFDDWLGFRTRNWVHAGGPEYGLFCRYLIENMKKSPHWKPQGLDKKIRFCLGANYDGRIDKDGQVRGYGEEAMQTCPHADILGHANYVGPKWETGDKSSGVFDDHGVQETLLGFLTGVRAGQERMRDAREQLARTHHPYDIAAYEGGPSGYALPGRDNAAQREANENYGKSLAMAVACADAWLGSYELGWTDQCFLGYGQGNYWNSHTWFTNGFRPCPGWQLLAMRNRHASGDLVAVETRAVPALERRTGRATATYPLLGAYAMRDGGRWSVFVVSRKLDGAHDGADFGDGYTPVTLRLPFAKAAKITVHKLTGDPRANNRQKLNIAPQSQEVPATALKEGVLAINAETGGGQGGMPPGSIFLYVIEGAK, from the coding sequence ATGCCCCTGGAACACGCCCGCCGCCTGCTACCCTCCTTGGTTCTGGCCGCCTCCTGCCTGGCCGTCGCCGGGGAGGCCACGCCGCCCTTGAAGCCCGACCCGCGAGCGCCCGCCGAGTTCGCCGTCACGGACCGGGTGCTGCGCTCGGCCGCCCAGGTGCCGCCCCTGGGCGCCAACGGCTGGGGCCGCTGCGGCGCCATCGAGTGGGCCGCCAACAACTTCGTCCATAACCCCGGCAATGAGCCGATCCACTGGCAGAACCTCCACCGCGCCATCAGGGTCGGCCCCAACTGGTTCGAGATTGACGGCGGCGGGGTCTCGTGGTACGACCTGTGGGCCAGCGGCTTCCTCAGCGGCGCCGACGTGCGCATCTACCGCCTCGCGGACAAGGAGGGCAAGGGCCTGCCGCCCAAGGACGGCTACCTGGACCTGAGCCTCGCCGACCATGTGAAGTTCCTTGGCAGGGCCAAGGTCATCCCCGCCGGCAGCCCCGGGTTCCCCGATGGCGGCTGGGTCGTCTCGGCCTACGGCGACGTGTTCCCCAACGCCTGGATCCGCCACGGCAACACCTCTGTTACCGACTTCTCCGCCGTCGAAAACGGCAGAACCTACTGGTACACCGTCGTGGCGGTGGACAAGGACAACCAGGAATCCGACGTGGCGAGCGAGGCCAGCGCCACGCCGCAGGCCGGCCTCGGCACCCCGCCCCGCATCGTCATCGCCAACGAGGACAAAGTGCCGCTCCTCCTGCCCGGCAAGGCGTTCGACTTCGCCCCGCCCGCCGTCTTCGGCGGCCAGCCGCCCTTCGCCTGGCAGGCCGTGGATGCCCAGGGCAAGCCGGCCCCCCTGCCCGACGGCCTGAAGCTCGACCCCACGACAGGCCGCCTCACGGGCACACCAGCGGGCGTGCTGGAGAACGTGCGGCTCTGGCTCCGGGTCACCGACGCCCGGGGCCGTCACGACACGCGGGCCTACGTGCTCAACCCCAAGGGTTGGGACGAGGCCCCGGCCCCGAAGAGCAAGGCGAGGCCCCCGGCGAAGAAGGGCAACGCCGCGGAGAAGCCCGAGCCGCCCACGGACGTCAAGGCGACCGCCGGCGACGGCTTTGTGACGATCACCTGGAAGCCCAGCCCCGCGCCCGGCGTCGTAGCCTATCGCCTCAAGCGCGCCACGGCGCCCCTCGCGAAGCAGGAGAAGCGCGTGTACCTCGCCGAGGGCGCGCCCGCGCTCGAGCCGCTCGACTACGTGGTCGTCGAGAAGAAGTTCGACCCCTTCGACATGCGGGCCGTCCACCCGCGCGTGCGGGGCATCGGCAACCCCGCACACTCGCCCGCGTGGCACTGGAACGCCGACCTCTCAAGGGTGTCGCTTTCGCTCGTGCCGCACCCGAAGCCTGTGCCGGCCGCGATGCGCGACGCAGGGGAGGCCTGCCTCCAGGTCCGGGCGCCCGAGGGCGAGCACTCGATCAGCCAGACCGTGTTCATCGGCACCGACATGGGCGGCGAGTCGGTGTGGTACGGCCAGCTCGAGCCGGGGTGCAAGTACCGCCTCGAGGTCTGGCTCCGCCAGCAGGGCCTCGCCAACGGCGGCGCCGTGGCCTTCTCCTATGGCAAGGGCTACCCCGAGATCAAACACGCCTTCGCGGTGGGCGACGAGTGGAAGCTGTTCACCTTCGACTTCGTCGGACCCGAGCGGCCGGCCAAGCTCTGGCACTTCGGCCACACGTTCACCTTCAGCGGCCCGGGCACGCTGTGGCTGGACAACTGCCGCATCTTCCGCACCGACATCCCCGGGGCGCTCGAGAAGCCCTACGTGCCGCATCCCGTGGTGCTCGACGAGCTGCTCGCCTCGCAGCCCGCGGCGGGACGCAAGGGCGCCCATCGCATCTGGTTCCTCGACCGCGACGCCACGATGGCCTCGATCCTCTCGTGGCACGCCACCTCGCAAGTGCGGCCCGACTGGCGCACCGCCGTCAGCGGCACGATGGCCATGACGCTGCCCATGGCGCTCGAGTTCGACCGCTGCACCGGCCCCGACGCCGCCTCGCGCATGCGCCCCTGGCTCGTCCTCCAGCACCTCTGCCACGACGAGGCCGACTGGCTGGCCCTCGTCGAGTACCTCGCGGCGCCCTACGACCCGAAGGCCGACACCCCCGAGGCCAAGCCCTGGGCCTTCCGCCGCTTCCAGCAGCGCGGCCTCGGCACGCCCTGGACCGATGAGTTCGCCGAGATCATCGTCGAGTTCGGCAACGAGACCTGGCACAACGGCGTCTTCGACGACTGGCTCGGCTTCCGCACCCGCAACTGGGTGCACGCCGGCGGCCCCGAATACGGCCTCTTCTGCCGCTACCTCATCGAGAACATGAAGAAGAGCCCGCACTGGAAGCCGCAGGGCCTCGACAAGAAAATCCGCTTCTGCCTCGGCGCCAACTACGACGGGCGGATTGACAAGGACGGCCAGGTGCGCGGCTATGGCGAGGAGGCGATGCAGACCTGTCCCCACGCCGACATCCTGGGCCACGCCAACTACGTGGGGCCGAAGTGGGAGACCGGCGACAAGTCCTCCGGCGTCTTCGACGACCACGGCGTACAGGAGACCCTCCTGGGCTTCCTCACCGGCGTGCGGGCGGGCCAGGAGCGGATGCGCGACGCCCGCGAGCAGCTCGCCCGGACCCATCACCCCTACGACATCGCCGCCTACGAGGGCGGCCCCAGCGGCTACGCGCTGCCCGGCCGCGACAACGCCGCCCAGCGCGAGGCCAACGAGAACTACGGCAAGAGCCTGGCCATGGCCGTCGCCTGCGCCGATGCGTGGCTCGGCAGCTATGAGCTCGGCTGGACCGACCAGTGCTTCCTCGGCTACGGCCAGGGCAACTACTGGAACAGCCACACCTGGTTCACCAACGGCTTCCGCCCTTGCCCCGGCTGGCAACTGCTCGCGATGCGGAACCGCCATGCCTCGGGCGACCTGGTGGCCGTCGAGACGCGCGCCGTGCCCGCCCTCGAACGCCGCACAGGCCGGGCAACGGCCACATATCCCCTGCTCGGCGCCTACGCGATGCGCGACGGCGGCCGCTGGAGCGTCTTCGTCGTCTCGCGCAAGCTCGACGGCGCGCACGACGGGGCGGATTTCGGCGACGGCTACACGCCCGTGACGCTGCGGCTGCCCTTCGCCAAGGCAGCGAAGATCACGGTCCACAAGCTCACCGGCGACCCGCGGGCCAACAACCGCCAGAAGCTCAACATCGCCCCGCAGTCGCAGGAGGTGCCGGCAACCGCCCTCAAGGAAGGGGTCCTGGCGATCAACGCCGAGACTGGCGGCGGCCAGGGCGGCATGCCGCCGGGCTCGATCTTCCTTTACGTGATCGAAGGCGCCAAGTGA
- a CDS encoding NADH:flavin oxidoreductase, producing MAAVDTHALFQPLTVKGKTLRNRLVMPPMVVLRSLTGADGVEWYGRHARGGVALVIVEATSVNRFGTELTPETLRPLVDAIHAGGALAAIQLFPVTFGKPVHPARLKREEIHAIIAAYRAAAGICAQAGFDGVEPHGAHGYLLNLFFSPERNIRKDEFGGSLENRMRLALEISRAAREGIGPDRLLLYRHTPVGDGYGIEESVALAEQLVKAGVDILDISPSSIEAPGDRAAPFRRFGVPVITVNGLDRVERAVEALEQGRADLVAVGRGLIADPDWPIKVREGRLAEIVRCTYCDEMCFGNLRKGIPIACTQWA from the coding sequence ATGGCCGCTGTTGACACCCACGCGCTGTTCCAGCCCCTGACCGTCAAGGGCAAGACGCTCCGCAACCGCCTCGTCATGCCGCCGATGGTCGTCCTGCGAAGCCTTACGGGCGCCGACGGCGTCGAATGGTACGGCCGCCACGCGCGGGGCGGCGTGGCCCTCGTCATCGTCGAGGCCACCTCGGTCAACCGCTTCGGCACCGAGCTGACGCCCGAGACCCTCCGGCCGCTCGTGGACGCCATTCACGCGGGCGGCGCGCTCGCCGCCATCCAGCTCTTCCCCGTCACGTTCGGCAAGCCGGTGCACCCGGCTCGCCTCAAGCGCGAGGAGATTCACGCCATCATTGCCGCCTACCGCGCCGCGGCGGGCATCTGCGCCCAGGCCGGCTTCGATGGCGTCGAGCCCCACGGCGCGCACGGCTACCTGCTCAACCTCTTCTTCAGCCCCGAACGCAACATCCGCAAGGATGAGTTCGGCGGCTCTCTCGAGAACCGGATGCGGTTGGCCCTGGAAATCTCGCGTGCCGCGCGCGAGGGCATCGGACCCGACCGCCTGCTCCTCTACCGCCACACGCCCGTCGGCGACGGCTACGGCATCGAGGAGAGCGTGGCTCTGGCCGAGCAGCTTGTGAAGGCGGGGGTGGACATTCTGGACATTTCGCCGTCGAGCATCGAGGCGCCGGGCGACCGGGCCGCGCCCTTCCGCCGGTTCGGCGTGCCTGTCATCACGGTGAATGGGCTGGACCGCGTGGAGCGCGCCGTCGAGGCCCTCGAGCAGGGGAGGGCGGACCTGGTGGCCGTCGGCCGCGGCCTGATCGCCGACCCCGACTGGCCGATCAAGGTCAGGGAGGGGCGCCTCGCCGAGATCGTCCGCTGCACCTACTGCGACGAGATGTGCTTCGGCAACCTGCGCAAAGGCATCCCCATCGCCTGCACCCAGTGGGCGTAG
- a CDS encoding sugar phosphate nucleotidyltransferase encodes MKAVLLAAGKGTRMQGLCDVLPKPLLPVANRPALVHTIGQFEAAGVRELLLVIGHQAEQVRAALGGRCGGVRLSYIVQRDPKGTGQATALAEDFAAGEPFLMMFGDIVTSRRHAADIVRLHAEEKPDAVLAVRYFRDPASGGAVYVEGGRVTRIVERPKPGDTTTHYINAGLFVFPPLIFDRLRRVGLSPRGEYELTDAIRMLLDEGLHVRAYDLPGFWVNLTDPATYLEAQRELFGELGLDPPVAIGPGSSIGRCRLGPHASIGRGCTVGDGAHIRDAVVMDGAAVGAEAVVDCAVVGLHAAVPPGACLVGTPAQPAVLPHVLPR; translated from the coding sequence ATGAAAGCGGTTCTTCTGGCGGCGGGCAAGGGCACGCGGATGCAGGGCTTGTGCGACGTGTTGCCCAAGCCGCTGCTGCCCGTGGCCAATCGCCCGGCACTCGTGCACACCATCGGGCAGTTCGAGGCCGCCGGCGTGCGCGAACTGCTCCTCGTCATCGGCCACCAGGCCGAGCAGGTGCGCGCCGCGCTCGGCGGGCGCTGCGGCGGGGTGCGGCTCTCCTACATCGTCCAACGCGACCCCAAGGGCACCGGCCAGGCCACGGCGCTGGCCGAGGATTTCGCCGCCGGCGAGCCATTCCTGATGATGTTCGGCGACATCGTGACCTCGCGCCGGCACGCGGCCGATATCGTGCGCCTGCATGCCGAGGAGAAGCCCGACGCAGTACTGGCCGTGCGCTACTTCCGCGACCCGGCCTCGGGGGGCGCGGTGTACGTCGAGGGCGGCCGCGTCACCCGCATCGTCGAGCGCCCGAAGCCGGGCGACACCACGACCCATTATATCAATGCCGGCCTCTTCGTCTTCCCGCCGCTCATTTTCGACCGCCTGCGCCGCGTGGGCCTTTCGCCCCGGGGCGAGTACGAGCTCACCGACGCCATCCGCATGCTCCTCGACGAGGGGCTGCACGTGCGCGCCTACGATCTGCCGGGCTTCTGGGTGAATCTCACCGACCCCGCGACGTATCTCGAGGCCCAGCGCGAGCTGTTCGGCGAGCTGGGCCTCGACCCCCCCGTGGCGATCGGCCCAGGCAGCTCGATCGGCCGCTGCCGCCTCGGCCCGCACGCGAGCATCGGCCGCGGATGCACGGTGGGCGACGGCGCGCACATCCGCGACGCCGTGGTGATGGACGGAGCGGCCGTCGGGGCGGAAGCGGTGGTGGATTGCGCCGTCGTCGGCCTCCACGCGGCGGTTCCCCCCGGCGCATGCCTCGTCGGCACGCCGGCCCAGCCCGCGGTGCTCCCCCACGTGCTCCCCAGGTAG
- a CDS encoding division/cell wall cluster transcriptional repressor MraZ has product MFLGEFTHSLDKEFRIALPARLREAAGEALAQGLCLTCGAEPCIVAYTQERLAKLLADLEADASLGKTAVRDFKRALGSITTTVVPDSQGRIRLPDFLRAHAAIEKDVTIVGVVDAIEFWGAAVYESRETARRAAYQRLAPRVFG; this is encoded by the coding sequence GTGTTCCTCGGCGAGTTCACCCACAGCCTTGACAAGGAGTTCCGCATCGCCCTTCCCGCCCGACTCCGCGAGGCGGCAGGCGAGGCACTCGCCCAGGGCCTCTGCCTGACATGCGGGGCGGAGCCGTGCATCGTGGCCTACACCCAGGAGCGGCTGGCGAAGCTGCTGGCTGACCTGGAGGCCGATGCCTCGCTCGGGAAGACCGCCGTGCGCGACTTCAAGCGCGCCCTTGGCAGCATCACCACCACCGTGGTGCCCGACAGCCAGGGGCGCATTCGGTTGCCGGACTTCCTGCGCGCCCACGCCGCAATCGAGAAGGACGTGACGATTGTGGGCGTGGTGGATGCGATAGAGTTCTGGGGCGCCGCCGTCTACGAAAGCCGCGAGACGGCTCGGCGCGCGGCGTACCAGCGGCTGGCTCCCCGCGTGTTCGGCTGA